The following are encoded in a window of Carya illinoinensis cultivar Pawnee chromosome 15, C.illinoinensisPawnee_v1, whole genome shotgun sequence genomic DNA:
- the LOC122296986 gene encoding uncharacterized protein LOC122296986, whose amino-acid sequence MVRISRLDIWRDRLHFDGCCSNVEEGGKLWLFWSQDLHLVVENTGDQFLTVRITNLNDFRITFVYAKCSYLERRRLWGSLMGANIHHLPWMVMGDFNIIRNDSKRRGGRPRLALAMEEFNSWVGSCGLLDMPSCGNSLSWCNGHSGRSRHWARLDRCLFNTAALDAFPGANMEYLARTSSDHAPMAVSLENQLIRYGFPSFKFQQMWVSHAQFFDCVSHSWNGDDVGGSPLYMLVTKLKRLKIALRTWNNHTFGKTVSHIAALEDRIKGLEASLQTEYAEDVEDDLVASQLELSVWLNREEQRLAQQAKQRWIQKGEANSAFFCAVSRRNHKEVKAMQLEDGSILSSPEQIHDGAITYFSNFLKAGNSCDEPNLGDLVQPTISQDDNDLLSCVPLSQEVYDALCSIPEDSSPGPDGFGSGFYRSCWHIVGTDVVAAVSEFFQGMALPQFFNATHLVLIPKVENPTSFDKFRPISLCNVFYKICTKIMVNRLSPLLANFILLNNEPFSRAVASLITLA is encoded by the coding sequence ATGGTTAGAATCTCTCGTTTAGATATATGGCGTGATAGATTACATTTTGATGGTTGTTGCTCTAATGTTGAGGAAGGCGGCAAATTATGGTTGTTTTGGTCTCAAGATTTACACCTTGTTGTCGAGAACACGGGTGATCAATTTTTGACTGTTAGAATCACTAATCTGAATGATTTCCGTATTACTTTTGTTTATGCGAAATGTTCCTATTTGGAGCGTAGAAGACTGTGGGGTTCTTTGATGGGGGCTAATATTCATCATCTTCCTTGGATGGTcatgggtgattttaatattatcagaAATGACTCGAAGCGTAGAGGGGGCAGGCCAAGGTTGGCTTTGGCTATGGAGGAGTTTAACAGTTGGGTGGGTTCTTGTGGGCTTCTTGACATGCCTTCCTGTGGGAATTCTCTTTCTTGGTGCAATGGTCATTCGGGTAGATCACGGCATTGGGCTCGTCTTGATCGTTGTCTATTCAACACAGCGGCTCTCGATGCTTTTCCTGGTGCTAATATGGAATACTTGGCGCGCACTTCTTCTGATCATGCGCCGATGGCAGTCTCGTTGGAGAATCAGCTTATTCGGTATGGCTTTCCTTCCTTTaaatttcagcaaatgtgggttTCTCATGCTCAGTTTTTCGATTGTGTCTCGCACTCTTGGAATGGCGATGATGTTGGGGGATCTCCTTTGTATATGCTTGTTACTAAACTTAAACGTCTCAAAATTGCTTTGAGAACTTGGAACAATCACACCTTTGGTAAAACTGTCTCCCACATAGCGGCTCTTGAAGATCGTATAAAGGGCTTGGAGGCAAGTTTACAAACTGAGTATGCTGAAGACGTGGAGGATGATCTTGTTGCCTCCCAGCTGGAACTATCAGTCTGGTTGAATAGGGAAGAACAACGTCTAGCCCAACAAGCCAAACAACGCTGGATTCAGAAGGGTGAAGCAAATTCTGCTTTCTTCTGTGCTGTCAGTCGTCGTAATCATAAAGAGGTGAAAGCGATGCAGCTCGAGGATGGTTCTATTCTCTCCTCACCTGAACAAATTCACGACGGGGCTATcacttatttttcaaatttcttgaaagcaGGTAACAGTTGTGATGAGCCTAATCTGGGGGACTTAGTTCAACCGACTATTTCACAAGATGACAACGATCTCCTTTCTTGTGTTCCTTTGTCTCAAGAAGTCTATGATGCTCTTTGCTCCATTCCGGAAGATAGTAGCCCGGGTCCTGACGGTTTTGGGTCGGGCTTCTATCGATCTTGTTGGCATATTGTGGGTACCGATGTTGTCGCTGCTGTGTCAGAGTTTTTTCAAGGTATGGCTCTCCCTCAGTTTTTCAATGCTACTCATCTGGTTTTAATCCCAAAAGTTGAAAATCCGAcaagttttgataagtttagacCGATTAGCTTGTGCAATGTCTTTTACAAAATTTGCACCAAAATCATGGTTAATCGCTTATCCCCCCTGCTTGCTAATTTTATTCTCCTGAACAATGAGCCTTTCTCCCGGGCCGTAGCATCTTTGATAACATTAGCATGA